The Sulfurimonas hydrogeniphila genome includes a window with the following:
- a CDS encoding efflux RND transporter permease subunit, translating to MLDKLIELSLKYKILVLVFFLGIIAFGYRAYRDIPIDAFPDITPKQVVIYTESPGNSAEDIEKLITYPIESVVSGMAGVKLIMSNSIFGLSYVSVFFEDDMDIYFLRQLVSERLASVDIPKGWGKPVLGPNTTGLGQVFWYQVEDTTGKYSLQELKEMQKYIVTPLFKSVSGVEEVIGWGGYEKQYNVLIDTKKLQDFGITYGDIIEALQKSNQAAGGQYLEFNREQYLIRGAGLYKTLDDIRNSVIKPSQGQAITIGDVASVMPGVSPRFGAVTIDGNEAVMGMVLQRTATNAAKVVERLKEKIKTVNSTLPEGVKITTLYDRTDITHKAVNTMTSALLSGVVLVAIVLFLFLFELRSAFIVILSLPLSLLSAFLLMDYYNLSANLMSLSGLAIAVGMIVDGTIVIVENSFRKLHDNPYEPKLQVVTEAAKEVATPVTFAVLIIAAVFIPLLSLDGLAGKLYTPMALNIVFVMLGSLLVALVLVPVLILMLLKPTNSPENIVMRAIKKVYTPVLLFALENAKKILAIVTVVFIVLAYMLSQQGREFLPTLNEESIMYRVIAIPGTALTQSIEVSEDIEKYIRKHYPKDVESVLTMIGRSEKGETAQANYMEVLLTLKPNIENLPALTKKMSEDLEHHFAFVQFIPTQPIAMRIEELLEGVKAELAIKIYGENQKELDRIAKDIQNTIKGVDGLERMEVESQLGQAQIKITPDYLALARYGISVEDVMQVIRNGIGEEGVIQKIEGIKRFAIVAKIKGAKEDIASIKNVTLRSQNGNIVRLKDVCAIEIVQGASFIKRENLSRYMVVSMDVEGRDTASFVKEADALIKEKVKMPAGYYIGWAGDFKNMKEATQKLIIIIPVTLLLVILLLYTAFNSLKKSMIILLNVPFGFIGGIIALLVGGIYLSVSAIVGFLAIFAIAILNGIVLVSFIDELRTKYPDVDLKILLKDATLLRLRPVLMTAFTTLFGILPLLYATGVGSEIQYPLAVVITGGIISSTLLTLLILPSTYLLFYDKKKN from the coding sequence GATGGCAGGGGTGAAACTTATTATGTCAAACTCCATTTTTGGACTCTCTTATGTTTCTGTCTTTTTTGAAGACGATATGGACATATATTTTTTACGCCAACTCGTTTCAGAACGACTTGCAAGTGTGGATATTCCAAAAGGCTGGGGAAAACCTGTTTTGGGACCAAATACAACCGGTTTGGGACAGGTTTTCTGGTATCAGGTAGAAGATACAACAGGAAAATACTCCCTGCAGGAACTCAAAGAGATGCAAAAGTACATTGTTACCCCTCTTTTTAAAAGTGTCAGCGGTGTCGAAGAAGTCATCGGCTGGGGCGGTTATGAGAAACAGTATAATGTTTTAATAGATACAAAAAAACTGCAGGACTTTGGGATTACCTATGGCGATATCATTGAGGCACTGCAAAAATCAAATCAGGCAGCAGGCGGACAGTATTTGGAGTTTAACCGGGAACAGTATCTGATTCGCGGAGCAGGTTTGTATAAAACGCTTGATGATATAAGAAACAGTGTCATAAAACCCAGTCAGGGGCAGGCTATTACCATTGGTGATGTTGCCAGTGTAATGCCGGGTGTGAGCCCAAGATTTGGAGCCGTGACGATAGACGGGAATGAAGCTGTTATGGGAATGGTGCTGCAACGGACAGCTACCAATGCGGCAAAGGTCGTCGAACGTTTAAAAGAAAAGATCAAGACAGTCAACAGTACTCTGCCGGAGGGTGTGAAAATTACTACTCTGTATGACAGAACAGACATTACACACAAAGCGGTAAATACAATGACCTCGGCACTTTTAAGTGGTGTAGTTTTAGTTGCCATTGTACTGTTTTTATTTCTGTTTGAACTGCGCAGCGCTTTTATTGTTATACTCTCTTTGCCCCTGTCTTTGTTGAGTGCGTTTTTGCTGATGGATTATTACAATCTTTCAGCCAATCTTATGAGTTTGAGCGGTCTGGCAATTGCGGTAGGTATGATAGTTGACGGAACCATTGTAATTGTAGAGAACAGTTTTAGAAAACTGCATGACAATCCTTATGAGCCCAAATTGCAAGTAGTCACCGAGGCGGCAAAAGAGGTGGCAACCCCTGTGACTTTTGCTGTTTTAATCATTGCGGCGGTCTTTATTCCTCTGCTCTCACTTGACGGTTTAGCCGGAAAACTCTATACGCCGATGGCACTCAATATTGTGTTTGTCATGCTCGGCTCGCTGCTTGTAGCACTTGTACTGGTTCCGGTACTTATTTTGATGCTTTTAAAACCGACAAACTCTCCTGAAAATATCGTGATGAGAGCTATTAAAAAAGTCTATACGCCTGTACTGCTGTTTGCACTGGAAAATGCAAAAAAGATTTTGGCAATTGTCACTGTTGTGTTTATTGTTCTTGCCTATATGCTTTCTCAGCAGGGACGGGAATTTTTGCCAACACTCAATGAAGAGTCTATTATGTACAGGGTTATTGCAATTCCGGGAACAGCGCTTACCCAGTCCATAGAAGTTTCTGAAGATATAGAAAAGTATATACGAAAACATTACCCTAAAGATGTAGAGTCTGTGCTGACAATGATAGGACGAAGCGAAAAAGGAGAAACGGCGCAGGCAAACTACATGGAAGTGCTTTTGACGCTCAAACCCAATATTGAAAATTTGCCTGCTTTGACGAAAAAGATGAGTGAAGATTTGGAACATCATTTTGCTTTTGTACAGTTTATTCCTACGCAGCCTATTGCAATGCGTATAGAAGAATTACTTGAAGGCGTAAAAGCAGAACTGGCTATTAAAATTTACGGAGAGAATCAAAAAGAGCTTGACAGAATTGCCAAAGATATTCAAAACACCATTAAAGGCGTGGACGGACTGGAGCGAATGGAAGTAGAATCACAGCTTGGTCAGGCACAGATTAAAATAACTCCGGACTATCTCGCTCTTGCACGGTACGGTATAAGTGTAGAAGATGTGATGCAGGTTATTCGTAACGGTATAGGAGAAGAGGGTGTCATCCAGAAAATAGAGGGGATTAAAAGATTTGCCATTGTTGCCAAGATAAAAGGCGCAAAAGAAGATATTGCATCTATAAAAAATGTAACACTCCGTTCACAAAACGGAAATATTGTCAGGCTCAAAGATGTCTGTGCCATTGAAATAGTCCAAGGCGCCTCTTTTATCAAAAGAGAGAACCTGAGCCGTTATATGGTCGTCTCAATGGATGTAGAAGGACGAGATACCGCCTCTTTTGTAAAAGAAGCGGATGCGTTGATAAAAGAAAAAGTGAAAATGCCCGCAGGATACTATATAGGCTGGGCGGGTGACTTTAAAAATATGAAAGAAGCGACACAAAAGCTGATTATTATTATTCCCGTAACACTTCTTTTGGTTATTTTACTGCTTTATACGGCATTTAATTCTCTGAAAAAGTCGATGATTATTTTGCTGAATGTTCCTTTTGGGTTTATCGGCGGTATCATTGCTCTGCTTGTCGGCGGTATATATTTGTCTGTTTCGGCGATAGTGGGCTTTTTGGCTATTTTTGCCATCGCGATACTCAACGGTATTGTATTGGTGAGTTTTATAGATGAACTGCGAACCAAATATCCTGATGTGGATTTGAAGATACTTTTAAAAGATGCAACACTGCTGCGTCTGCGACCGGTACTGATGACAGCTTTTACAACACTTTTCGGAATTCTGCCGCTTCTTTATGCGACAGGTGTAGGAAGTGAGATACAGTACCCTTTGGCGGTGGTTATAACAGGAGGGATTATAAGCTCGACACTGCTTACTTTACTGATATTGCCATCAACATATCTGCTTTTTTATGATAAAAAGAAAAATTAG